One genomic segment of Microbacterium sp. ProA8 includes these proteins:
- a CDS encoding sigma-70 family RNA polymerase sigma factor: MSDPIDQTDQVQDPRAQFEEQALPFMDQLYAAAMRMTRNPADAADLVQETFVKAFASWKTFTQGTNLKAWLYRILTNTYINTYRKKQREPYQGTIDDLEDWQLGGAESTTASSTRSAEAEAIDHMPASVVKDALQSIPEDFRLAVYLADVEGFAYQEIADIMKTPIGTVMSRLHRGRRMLRELLADYAKERGIATAATRSTK; encoded by the coding sequence ATGAGCGACCCGATCGACCAGACGGACCAGGTGCAGGATCCGCGCGCGCAGTTCGAAGAGCAGGCACTGCCCTTCATGGACCAGCTGTACGCCGCCGCCATGCGCATGACTCGCAACCCCGCGGACGCGGCCGACCTCGTGCAGGAGACCTTCGTCAAGGCTTTCGCCTCGTGGAAGACGTTCACGCAGGGCACGAACCTCAAGGCGTGGCTGTACCGCATCCTGACCAACACCTACATCAACACCTATCGCAAGAAGCAGCGCGAGCCGTACCAGGGCACGATCGATGACCTCGAGGACTGGCAGCTCGGCGGTGCCGAGTCGACCACTGCGTCGAGCACCCGCTCGGCCGAGGCCGAGGCGATCGACCACATGCCCGCGTCGGTCGTGAAGGACGCGCTGCAGTCCATCCCGGAGGATTTCCGGCTGGCGGTGTACCTCGCCGACGTCGAGGGCTTCGCCTACCAGGAGATCGCCGACATCATGAAGACCCCCATCGGCACGGTCATGAGCCGTCTGCATCGTGGCAGGCGGATGCTTCGTGAACTGCTGGCCGACTACGCAAAAGAGCGCGGCATCGCGACTGCCGCCACGAGGAGCACGAAATGA
- a CDS encoding FAD-binding oxidoreductase — MAAMAHTDPPGEPAPPARPLAVPTLRPRGAWDAWGSEAARLPAAAKAIIATVLPGKAHPVRRRAVPALTPPLLSDADLDALARVVGRDHVTRDDEVRLLHLGGKSTADLLHRRLDDPQAAPDAVASPADHDEVAAVLSVCAERGIAVIPFGGGTSVVGGVDPARGEHRAVIALDLTRTAALLALDEVSLLATFGAGTTGPQAEELLGARGLTLGHFPQSFAYASLGGYAATRSSGQASRGYGRFDDLVHALRVATPAGDLALGRSPASAAGPDLRQLFLGSEGAFGVLTEVTVRVRPTPAATAYGAWSFPDFASGASAFREATQRGIRPTVLRLSDETETRVNAALGGHLTRLRGCLAVATFEGAAPAEAEATRDDLAAVCTAHGATSRGEDPARSWERGRFASPALRDTLMDSGILAETLETAATWTHLPALKHAVTAALTESLTATGTKPLVLCHISHVYPAGASLYFTVVAALTDDPQTRWARAKDAASRAIGETHGTITHHHAVGRDHRPYLEAEIGALGVEVLRAVKRVLDPTGIMNPGALVTPAAEPADRA, encoded by the coding sequence ATGGCTGCGATGGCGCACACCGATCCTCCCGGCGAACCTGCTCCCCCGGCGCGTCCCCTCGCAGTGCCCACGCTGCGACCCCGCGGTGCGTGGGACGCCTGGGGCTCGGAAGCCGCCCGCCTGCCCGCCGCGGCGAAAGCGATCATCGCGACCGTCCTCCCCGGCAAGGCGCACCCCGTGCGACGGCGCGCCGTGCCGGCCCTGACGCCGCCGCTGCTGTCGGACGCCGACCTCGACGCCCTCGCCCGGGTCGTGGGCCGCGATCACGTGACGCGCGACGACGAGGTGCGGCTGCTGCACCTCGGAGGCAAGAGCACCGCGGACCTGCTGCACCGCCGGCTGGACGACCCCCAGGCCGCTCCCGACGCCGTCGCCTCGCCCGCCGACCACGACGAGGTCGCCGCGGTGCTGAGCGTCTGCGCGGAGCGCGGCATCGCCGTCATCCCCTTCGGCGGGGGCACGTCGGTCGTCGGCGGCGTCGACCCCGCGAGGGGAGAGCACCGCGCCGTCATCGCGCTCGACCTCACCCGCACCGCCGCCCTCCTCGCGCTCGACGAGGTCTCGCTCCTCGCGACGTTCGGCGCCGGCACCACCGGTCCGCAGGCCGAGGAGCTGCTCGGAGCGCGCGGCCTCACCCTCGGCCACTTCCCGCAGAGCTTCGCCTACGCCTCGCTGGGCGGGTATGCGGCGACGCGGTCGAGCGGTCAGGCGTCGCGCGGCTACGGCCGCTTCGACGACCTCGTCCACGCGCTCCGCGTAGCCACGCCGGCCGGTGATCTCGCCCTCGGCCGCTCCCCCGCGAGCGCCGCCGGCCCCGACCTCCGCCAGCTCTTCCTCGGATCCGAGGGTGCCTTCGGCGTTCTCACCGAGGTCACCGTCCGCGTCCGCCCGACCCCGGCGGCGACCGCCTACGGCGCATGGTCCTTCCCGGACTTCGCCAGTGGCGCGTCGGCGTTCCGCGAAGCCACGCAGCGCGGCATCCGTCCCACCGTGCTGCGGCTGAGCGACGAGACCGAGACGCGCGTGAACGCCGCGTTGGGCGGCCATCTCACCCGTCTGCGCGGATGCCTGGCCGTCGCGACCTTCGAGGGCGCGGCCCCCGCCGAGGCCGAAGCCACGCGAGACGACCTCGCCGCGGTGTGCACCGCACACGGCGCCACCTCGCGCGGCGAAGACCCTGCCCGATCGTGGGAGCGCGGCCGTTTCGCCTCTCCGGCGCTGCGCGACACCCTCATGGACAGCGGCATCCTCGCCGAGACCCTCGAGACCGCGGCGACCTGGACGCACCTGCCCGCTCTGAAGCACGCCGTCACGGCCGCGCTGACCGAGAGTCTCACCGCGACCGGCACCAAGCCCCTCGTGCTCTGCCACATCTCGCACGTCTATCCGGCAGGCGCCTCGCTGTACTTCACCGTCGTCGCCGCACTCACCGATGATCCGCAGACCCGGTGGGCGAGGGCGAAGGATGCCGCGTCCCGCGCGATCGGAGAGACGCACGGCACGATCACCCACCACCATGCCGTAGGGCGCGACCACCGCCCCTACCTCGAGGCGGAGATCGGCGCACTCGGGGTCGAGGTGCTCCGCGCGGTGAAGCGCGTCCTCGATCCGACCGGCATCATGAACCCGGGCGCCCTCGTGACCCCGGCGGCCGAACCGGCCGACCGCGCATGA
- a CDS encoding zf-HC2 domain-containing protein gives MTDCGCEKARRDLEEYLRHEVCKTEQGDIAEHLENCASCRDEALVARTLTEVVARACKESAPEELRDQVLAKLRAVQATH, from the coding sequence ATGACCGACTGCGGCTGTGAGAAGGCCCGGCGCGACCTGGAGGAGTACCTGCGCCACGAGGTCTGCAAGACCGAACAGGGCGACATCGCCGAGCACCTCGAGAACTGTGCGAGCTGCCGCGACGAGGCTCTCGTCGCACGGACCCTGACCGAGGTGGTCGCCCGGGCCTGCAAGGAGAGCGCACCCGAAGAGCTGCGCGATCAGGTGCTGGCCAAGCTGCGGGCGGTTCAGGCGACGCACTGA
- a CDS encoding helix-turn-helix domain-containing protein, with amino-acid sequence MADGVPDTETAILDAALAEVLAHGIRRTTASDIARRCGIARQTLYRYWPDAQAVFAALVTRELVAALPAEQGECADLDELAGLLAETADRVRRLPLVDRLRDTDPELFARYILDRLGASQRAILAETARRIAAGQRAGFVRPADPQQLAAMVLLIAQSAVQSAPLVAEWLPEGAWRTELGHALRGYLGYGTEAA; translated from the coding sequence ATGGCCGATGGAGTGCCCGACACCGAGACCGCGATCCTCGACGCTGCGCTCGCCGAGGTGCTGGCGCACGGGATACGCCGGACGACGGCATCCGATATCGCCCGCCGCTGCGGGATCGCGCGGCAGACGCTCTACCGCTATTGGCCGGACGCGCAGGCGGTGTTCGCCGCGCTCGTCACCCGCGAGCTGGTCGCGGCGCTCCCCGCCGAGCAGGGGGAGTGCGCCGATCTCGACGAGCTTGCCGGCCTTCTCGCCGAGACCGCCGACCGCGTACGCCGGCTGCCCCTGGTCGATCGGCTGCGCGACACGGATCCCGAGCTCTTCGCGCGGTACATCCTCGACCGGCTCGGAGCGAGCCAGCGCGCGATCCTCGCCGAGACCGCGCGGCGCATCGCCGCGGGGCAGCGGGCCGGGTTCGTGCGCCCGGCAGATCCGCAGCAGCTCGCCGCGATGGTGCTGCTGATCGCCCAATCCGCGGTGCAGTCCGCACCGCTCGTGGCCGAGTGGCTGCCTGAGGGCGCATGGCGCACCGAGCTCGGGCATGCGCTGCGCGGGTACCTCGGATACGGGACCGAGGCGGCGTGA
- the aroA gene encoding 3-phosphoshikimate 1-carboxyvinyltransferase has protein sequence MTADAYSPTSAPIERGHWHAPVADGPLHATVTVPASKSLTNRELILAALADAPSRLIAPLHSDDSARMIDALRSLGVGIELVPGTGLYGDDIEVTPVWPMHGDTEVDCGQAGTVMRFVAGLGGFARGDVTLTAHESALHRPMGAMITALRDVGVDIDDGGHWALPFIIRGHGHVRGGEVTIDASASSQFVSGLLLAAPRFDVGLQLRHAGERLPSIPHIDMTVEALAHRGVHVERPGVGEWIVPAGPVRGKDVAIEPDLSNAAPFLAAAMIVGGSVSVTGWPAHSTQPGAMLTEILSLMGARVVRRGGALTVTGGTGIQGVDLDLSAAGELTPTIFALAAFAESPSTLHGIGHIRGHETDRIAALVAELRGLGGEAEELPDGIRIVPRPLRGGVWHAMHDHRMATTGALIGLAVPGVEVDDIGTTAKTMPEFPQIWQRMLDGEHADGVSEETMRAS, from the coding sequence ATGACAGCCGACGCGTATTCCCCGACCTCCGCGCCGATCGAGCGCGGCCATTGGCACGCTCCCGTCGCAGACGGCCCGCTGCATGCGACGGTGACCGTCCCCGCCTCGAAATCCCTGACGAATCGCGAGCTCATCCTCGCCGCACTCGCCGACGCCCCGAGCCGCCTCATCGCGCCGCTGCACTCCGACGATTCGGCGCGCATGATCGACGCCCTGCGTTCGCTCGGCGTCGGCATCGAGCTCGTTCCCGGCACCGGACTGTACGGCGACGACATCGAGGTGACCCCGGTGTGGCCGATGCACGGCGACACCGAGGTGGACTGCGGTCAGGCCGGCACCGTCATGCGGTTCGTCGCCGGGCTGGGCGGTTTCGCCCGCGGCGATGTCACGCTCACCGCGCACGAGAGCGCCCTCCACCGCCCCATGGGCGCCATGATCACCGCGCTGCGCGACGTCGGCGTCGACATCGACGACGGCGGCCACTGGGCCCTGCCCTTCATCATCCGCGGGCACGGCCACGTGCGCGGGGGCGAGGTCACCATCGACGCCAGCGCCTCGAGCCAGTTCGTCTCGGGCCTGCTGCTCGCCGCGCCGCGCTTCGACGTCGGTCTGCAGCTGCGCCACGCGGGCGAGCGGCTTCCGAGCATTCCGCACATCGACATGACCGTCGAGGCCCTCGCGCACCGCGGTGTGCACGTCGAGCGTCCGGGCGTCGGCGAGTGGATCGTGCCGGCAGGTCCCGTCCGCGGCAAGGATGTCGCGATCGAACCCGACCTGTCCAACGCGGCGCCGTTCCTCGCTGCGGCGATGATCGTCGGCGGATCCGTGTCGGTCACCGGTTGGCCGGCCCACTCCACCCAGCCCGGCGCCATGCTCACCGAGATCCTGTCGCTGATGGGCGCCCGCGTCGTCCGTCGCGGCGGCGCACTCACCGTCACCGGGGGCACCGGCATCCAGGGCGTCGACCTCGACCTGTCGGCGGCGGGCGAGCTCACCCCGACGATCTTCGCGCTCGCGGCCTTCGCCGAGTCGCCCTCGACCCTCCACGGCATCGGTCACATCCGCGGGCACGAGACCGACCGGATCGCGGCACTGGTCGCCGAACTGCGTGGCCTCGGCGGCGAGGCGGAAGAGCTGCCCGACGGCATCCGCATCGTGCCGCGGCCGCTGCGCGGCGGCGTGTGGCATGCCATGCACGACCACCGCATGGCGACGACCGGTGCGCTCATCGGACTCGCCGTGCCCGGCGTCGAGGTCGACGACATCGGCACCACGGCGAAGACGATGCCGGAGTTCCCGCAGATCTGGCAGCGCATGCTCGACGGCGAGCACGCGGACGGCGTCTCCGAGGAGACGATGCGCGCCTCGTGA
- a CDS encoding diacylglycerol kinase: MKVALLVNPAARAGAHTGAATRAAEHLRTRGVQTSILSGGSAAESSALLRAAIQVGVDAVAVAGGDGTVNLAIQEVAGTGIPLGIVPSGSGNDFAATLGLRELDVTAAADTIAGGRTRRVDLARVTRSDGSTQYFGSVLASGFDSKVNDRANAMRWPRGGSRYNIAILVEFLTLAGIPYEVELELADGTRENLSGDLVMATVGNGRTYGGGIPICPDADPADGLLDLVLVRPAGRLRLLRLLPRVYRGTHGGVAEVSIRRVRAVRLSSPGVTAYADGDPIGALPLRVDVVPGALTIFTPAG, translated from the coding sequence ATGAAGGTCGCGCTTCTCGTCAATCCCGCTGCACGCGCCGGGGCGCACACGGGCGCCGCGACGCGCGCGGCCGAGCACCTGCGCACCCGCGGTGTGCAGACATCGATCTTGAGCGGCGGCAGCGCGGCCGAGTCCTCCGCCCTGCTGCGCGCCGCGATCCAGGTCGGCGTGGACGCCGTCGCGGTCGCGGGGGGCGACGGCACCGTCAACCTCGCGATCCAGGAGGTCGCGGGGACCGGCATCCCTCTGGGCATCGTCCCCTCCGGCAGCGGCAACGACTTCGCGGCCACCCTGGGGCTGCGCGAACTCGACGTCACGGCTGCGGCCGACACCATCGCCGGCGGTCGCACTCGGCGGGTCGACCTCGCCCGCGTGACCCGCAGCGACGGCTCGACGCAGTACTTCGGCTCGGTGCTGGCCAGCGGCTTCGATTCGAAGGTCAACGACCGCGCCAACGCGATGCGATGGCCGCGCGGCGGCTCGCGGTACAACATCGCGATCCTCGTCGAGTTCCTGACGCTCGCCGGCATCCCGTACGAGGTCGAACTCGAGCTGGCCGACGGCACACGAGAAAACCTGAGCGGCGACCTCGTGATGGCGACGGTCGGCAACGGGCGCACCTACGGGGGCGGCATCCCGATCTGCCCGGACGCCGACCCGGCGGACGGGCTGCTCGATCTGGTGCTGGTGCGCCCCGCCGGCCGCCTGCGTCTGCTTCGGCTGCTGCCGCGGGTGTACCGCGGCACGCACGGCGGGGTTGCCGAGGTGTCGATCCGGCGCGTGCGCGCGGTGCGACTGTCTTCGCCGGGCGTCACCGCGTACGCGGACGGCGACCCCATAGGGGCCCTGCCGCTCAGGGTCGACGTGGTGCCCGGCGCGCTCACGATCTTCACCCCGGCCGGCTGA